A single window of Vibrio stylophorae DNA harbors:
- the prfB gene encoding peptide chain release factor 2 (programmed frameshift) — translation MFEINPIKNRLQDVAERTNVLRGYLDYDAKAERLEEVNAELEQPDVWNEPERAQALGRERSALEAVVKTIDTLEQGVEDVEGLLELAVEEQDQETFDEIDPELKSLEDELAKLEFRRMFAGDHDASDCYLDLQAGSGGTEAQDWTSMMLRMYLRWAEAKGFKAEVIEVSEGDVAGLKSATIRVVGEYAYGWLRTETGVHRLVRKSPFDSGGRRHTSFASAFVYPEVDDNIAIDINPADLRIDVYRASGAGGQHVNTTESAVRITHVPTNTVVQCQNERSQHKNKDQAMKQLKAKLFELELQKQNAEKQASEDAKSDIGWGSQIRSYVLDDSRIKDLRTGVENRNTQAVLDGDLDKFIEASLKSGL, via the exons ATGTTCGAAATCAATCCGATTAAAAATCGTCTGCAGGATGTTGCTGAACGCACCAACGTCCTTCGGGGGTATCTT GACTATGACGCCAAAGCTGAGCGTCTTGAAGAAGTCAACGCAGAATTAGAGCAACCCGATGTATGGAATGAGCCGGAGCGTGCACAAGCACTGGGCCGCGAACGTTCTGCATTGGAAGCCGTGGTAAAAACCATCGACACCCTAGAGCAAGGTGTGGAAGATGTGGAAGGCCTACTTGAGCTTGCTGTTGAAGAGCAAGACCAAGAAACTTTCGATGAGATTGACCCTGAGCTTAAATCGCTTGAAGATGAGTTGGCGAAACTTGAGTTTCGTCGCATGTTCGCAGGCGATCATGATGCATCTGATTGCTACCTTGACCTACAAGCTGGCTCTGGCGGTACAGAAGCGCAGGATTGGACCTCGATGATGCTTCGTATGTACTTGCGCTGGGCAGAAGCCAAAGGCTTTAAAGCGGAAGTCATTGAAGTATCTGAAGGCGATGTCGCGGGTTTGAAATCTGCAACCATTCGTGTGGTGGGTGAGTATGCCTATGGCTGGCTGCGTACTGAAACGGGCGTGCACCGTTTGGTTCGTAAATCACCATTTGATTCCGGCGGTCGCCGTCATACATCATTTGCCTCTGCGTTTGTTTATCCTGAAGTGGATGACAATATCGCGATTGATATCAACCCAGCTGATTTGCGTATCGATGTATACCGCGCGTCAGGTGCGGGTGGTCAGCACGTGAACACCACGGAATCAGCGGTACGTATTACCCACGTACCAACCAATACCGTGGTACAGTGTCAGAACGAACGTTCACAGCATAAGAACAAAGACCAAGCGATGAAGCAGTTGAAAGCAAAACTGTTTGAGCTTGAGCTACAAAAACAAAATGCTGAAAAACAAGCGAGCGAAGATGCCAAGTCAGATATCGGCTGGGGCAGTCAAATTCGTTCTTATGTGCTGGATGATTCACGTATTAAAGATCTACGCACTGGCGTTGAGAATCGCAATACGCAAGCGGTTCTTGACGGTGATCTCGACAAATTTATCGAAGCTAGCCTGAAATCTGGCTTATAA
- the lysS gene encoding lysine--tRNA ligase: MTEQVQQDENKLIAERRGKLDHIRQNCKANGHPNEFRRQHLAGDLQAEFGEKTKEELEALNKVVSVAGRVMAKRGPFLVIQEVSGRIQAYADKAVQNELKDKYQGLDIGDIIGVTGALHKSGKGDLYVNMEQFQLLTKALRPLPEKFHGLTDQEMRYRQRYVDLIVNEDSRRAFEIRSKLVTAIRNFMVSKRFMEVETPMMHVIPGGASARPFVTHHNALDIDMYLRIAPELYLKRLVVGGFERVFEINRNFRNEGLSPRHNPEFTMMEFYMAYADYQDLMDLTEEMLSSVAVEVLGATAMPYGDQMVEFGGKYARMSMLDAIKQYNPDHAEIQALDYDKVQDRDHMVAIAKSVHVEVEDFWTCGQLLEEIFGETAEPKLIQPTFITGYPADISPLARRNDDFPFITDRFEFFIGGREVANGFSELNDAEDQDARFKAQVEAKESGDDEAMFYDADYITALEHGLPPTAGQGIGIDRLAMLFTDTHTIRDVILFPAMRPQA, from the coding sequence ATGACTGAGCAAGTTCAACAAGACGAAAATAAGCTGATTGCCGAACGTCGCGGCAAGCTTGATCACATTCGTCAAAACTGTAAGGCCAACGGCCACCCAAACGAATTCCGTCGCCAACATCTTGCGGGCGATCTGCAGGCCGAGTTTGGTGAGAAGACCAAAGAAGAGCTTGAAGCACTGAACAAAGTTGTGTCAGTGGCTGGTCGTGTAATGGCGAAGCGCGGTCCATTCTTGGTGATTCAAGAAGTCTCTGGCCGTATTCAGGCATATGCAGATAAAGCCGTTCAAAACGAGCTAAAAGACAAATATCAAGGTCTAGATATCGGTGACATCATCGGTGTGACTGGTGCATTGCACAAATCAGGCAAGGGTGACCTTTACGTCAATATGGAGCAGTTCCAACTATTGACCAAAGCACTGCGTCCATTGCCAGAGAAGTTCCACGGTCTGACTGACCAAGAGATGCGTTATCGTCAACGTTACGTTGATCTGATCGTCAATGAAGATTCTCGTCGCGCCTTTGAAATTCGCTCTAAGTTGGTGACTGCGATCCGTAACTTCATGGTGTCAAAACGCTTTATGGAAGTGGAAACACCAATGATGCACGTGATCCCTGGCGGCGCGTCTGCACGTCCATTTGTGACCCATCACAATGCGCTAGATATCGATATGTATCTTCGTATCGCACCTGAGCTTTACTTGAAGCGTTTGGTTGTGGGTGGTTTTGAGCGTGTATTCGAAATCAACCGTAACTTCCGTAACGAAGGTCTATCACCACGTCATAACCCTGAATTCACCATGATGGAATTCTATATGGCGTACGCAGACTACCAAGATCTAATGGATCTCACTGAAGAGATGCTGAGCTCTGTGGCTGTTGAAGTCTTGGGTGCAACGGCAATGCCTTATGGCGATCAAATGGTTGAGTTTGGTGGTAAATATGCGCGTATGAGCATGTTGGATGCGATCAAGCAATACAACCCTGATCACGCAGAGATTCAAGCTTTGGATTATGACAAAGTACAAGATCGTGACCATATGGTGGCGATTGCGAAATCTGTTCACGTTGAAGTGGAAGATTTCTGGACTTGTGGTCAGCTTCTTGAAGAGATCTTTGGTGAAACCGCAGAGCCTAAACTGATTCAGCCAACCTTTATCACTGGCTACCCAGCAGACATCTCTCCGCTGGCACGTCGTAATGATGACTTCCCATTTATCACAGACCGTTTTGAATTTTTCATCGGTGGTCGTGAAGTGGCAAATGGCTTCTCAGAGTTGAACGATGCAGAAGACCAAGATGCACGCTTTAAAGCGCAGGTTGAAGCTAAAGAGTCTGGTGATGATGAAGCCATGTTCTACGATGCAGACTACATCACTGCACTAGAGCACGGTTTGCCGCCAACAGCTGGTCAAGGCATTGGTATCGACCGTTTGGCGATGCTATTTACCGACACGCACACCATCCGTGACGTGATCCTATTCCCTGCAATGCGCCCACAAGCATAA
- a CDS encoding sigma-54-dependent transcriptional regulator, giving the protein MPFRNRKVTKPGTLVIVGGGNDSWLQLLERAGWRCHRCLDLRAAQALFQEIGPCIGIADLSHDDFSLQGVASLANKNKQVRWMALVRDDQLSSEVICQFIVNFCLDYFTAPVPDNQLLAALGHQLGMLQLECHMWPHLSDHHDMGLLGDSSAMRKLREQLRRVAPTDVAVLVTGENGTGKELVAKALHNASPRGKGPFVAVGRQIAEQSVASDISMEELATVAFSEANHGTLYIDEVGDLSTEMQAELLHFLQENGQQNSQLGHHKDVRVIAATHMDLEKAVSEGRFREDLFYRLNVLRIQVPPLRERSMDICLLAEHFVQKFAREYASQARSVSDSAKQILQSYSWPGNVRELINIVKRAVLLADHHLIEAEHLDIPHNNDLRHSLRKAREDSERDALVSVLEMHNGQVTAAAKELGVSRATMYRLLNKHDLVPSPRAKKPA; this is encoded by the coding sequence ATGCCATTTCGCAATAGAAAAGTAACCAAACCAGGCACTTTGGTCATTGTCGGTGGTGGGAATGACAGCTGGTTGCAACTGCTTGAGCGGGCCGGCTGGCGCTGTCATCGTTGTTTAGATTTGCGCGCAGCACAGGCGCTCTTTCAAGAGATTGGCCCTTGTATCGGCATTGCCGATCTCAGCCATGATGATTTTAGTTTGCAGGGCGTGGCAAGTCTTGCGAATAAAAATAAACAAGTCCGCTGGATGGCCTTGGTCCGCGATGATCAGCTCAGTAGCGAAGTGATTTGCCAGTTTATCGTTAATTTCTGTTTGGACTATTTTACCGCGCCAGTTCCTGATAATCAGCTGCTTGCTGCTCTGGGTCATCAGCTTGGTATGTTGCAGCTGGAATGCCATATGTGGCCGCATTTAAGTGATCACCATGATATGGGTCTGCTCGGTGATTCTTCGGCGATGCGTAAATTACGCGAGCAGCTGCGCCGCGTTGCCCCCACTGATGTTGCGGTTCTAGTGACGGGTGAGAACGGTACCGGCAAAGAGCTGGTGGCCAAGGCGCTGCATAACGCTTCGCCGCGCGGTAAAGGTCCTTTTGTTGCGGTAGGCAGACAGATTGCAGAGCAATCTGTGGCCAGTGATATCTCCATGGAAGAGCTGGCGACTGTGGCCTTTTCTGAGGCCAATCATGGCACCTTATATATTGATGAGGTGGGCGATCTTTCCACTGAAATGCAGGCGGAATTGCTCCATTTTCTACAGGAAAATGGTCAGCAAAACAGCCAATTGGGTCATCACAAAGATGTGCGGGTGATTGCGGCGACGCATATGGATCTGGAAAAAGCGGTGAGTGAAGGGCGTTTTCGAGAGGATCTTTTTTATCGCTTGAATGTACTGCGGATTCAAGTACCACCACTGCGTGAGCGCAGCATGGATATTTGCTTGCTGGCGGAGCACTTTGTGCAAAAATTTGCGCGCGAATATGCCAGCCAAGCGCGTAGTGTGTCGGATTCGGCTAAGCAAATTTTGCAAAGCTATAGTTGGCCGGGCAATGTGCGTGAGCTGATTAATATCGTCAAACGTGCGGTGTTACTGGCGGATCATCATTTGATTGAAGCGGAGCACCTTGATATTCCGCACAACAATGATTTGCGCCATAGCTTGCGAAAAGCCCGTGAAGACTCGGAGCGTGATGCTCTGGTTTCAGTGCTGGAGATGCACAATGGGCAAGTGACGGCGGCGGCGAAAGAGTTAGGCGTTTCGCGTGCCACTATGTACCGCTTGTTGAATAAGCATGATTTGGTGCCCTCACCACGGGCGAAAAAACCAGCTTAG
- a CDS encoding NADP(H)-dependent aldo-keto reductase: MKYNTIAHSDLKVSQICLGTMTFGAQNSESQAHQQLDYALAHGVNFIDTAEMYPVPPEAKNQGDTERFIGSWIAKRRDRSDFILASKVAGPRNMPHIREGSGYSKTSIRQALLDSLSRLNTDYLDLYQLHWPERITNCFGQLNYAQNQANYDKQAQINCIGETLEALSQLKQEGLVRHIGLSNETPWGVMRFLQLSELQSMARMITIQNPYNLLNRSFEVGLSEICDYEGIGLLAYSPLAFGVLSGKYLNGQKPEGARLSLFARFQRYNNPQALAATQAYVTLAQQHDLDPAQMALAFVNSRSFVASNIIGATTLEQLKDNINSVELSLSAEVLDGIEAIAKQYSNPAP, translated from the coding sequence ATGAAATACAACACCATTGCGCATAGCGATTTAAAAGTAAGCCAAATCTGTTTGGGTACCATGACCTTTGGTGCGCAAAATAGTGAGTCACAGGCGCACCAGCAGCTTGATTATGCGCTGGCGCATGGTGTGAATTTTATCGATACGGCAGAGATGTATCCGGTCCCACCCGAAGCGAAAAACCAAGGCGATACCGAGCGCTTTATCGGCTCTTGGATCGCCAAACGTCGCGATCGCAGCGATTTTATTCTCGCCAGTAAAGTCGCCGGGCCGCGCAATATGCCGCATATTCGCGAAGGCAGCGGCTATAGCAAAACGAGTATTCGCCAAGCGCTGCTTGATTCGCTATCGCGCCTGAACACCGATTATCTCGACCTCTATCAGCTCCATTGGCCTGAGCGTATCACCAACTGTTTTGGCCAGCTCAACTACGCTCAGAATCAAGCTAATTACGATAAACAAGCGCAAATCAATTGTATTGGCGAAACCCTAGAGGCGTTGAGTCAGCTCAAGCAAGAAGGACTCGTTCGCCATATTGGGCTTTCTAATGAAACCCCTTGGGGTGTGATGCGCTTTTTGCAGCTCAGCGAGCTGCAATCCATGGCGCGGATGATCACCATTCAAAACCCCTATAACTTGCTTAATCGCAGTTTTGAAGTGGGACTGAGTGAAATCTGTGATTATGAAGGCATCGGTTTACTGGCCTACTCACCGCTGGCATTTGGCGTGCTCAGTGGCAAATATCTCAATGGACAAAAACCAGAAGGCGCAAGGCTTAGTCTCTTTGCGCGCTTTCAGCGCTATAACAATCCACAAGCACTGGCGGCCACACAGGCTTATGTCACGCTGGCTCAGCAGCATGACTTGGATCCGGCGCAAATGGCGCTGGCATTTGTTAATAGCCGCTCCTTTGTCGCCAGCAATATTATTGGCGCGACGACACTTGAGCAGCTCAAAGACAATATCAACAGCGTTGAGCTCTCACTCTCTGCTGAAGTGCTTGATGGCATAGAGGCGATCGCCAAGCAATATAGCAACCCTGCGCCTTAA
- a CDS encoding TerC family protein, which translates to MEWFADPNAWVALFTLTALEIVLGIDNIIFISILVGRLPEHQRQRGRVLGLALAMITRILLLLSLSWMMRLTEPLFSLWQWDFSGRDLILIFGGLFLLGKSTHEIHASLEGSEESHQQSTVSASFMSILIQIAIIDIVFSLDSVITAVGLADHISVMVIAILISVGIMMIAAKPIGDFVDRHPTIKILALSFLILVGMTLMGEGFGLHIPKGYVYFAMAFSLAVEFVNLRIRSKRLSKKQAQEQTILLHKKLP; encoded by the coding sequence ATGGAATGGTTCGCCGATCCCAACGCTTGGGTCGCTCTTTTTACCCTGACGGCGCTAGAGATAGTTTTAGGCATCGATAACATTATCTTTATTAGTATTTTGGTGGGCCGACTACCAGAGCACCAACGTCAGCGCGGCCGAGTATTAGGCTTAGCTCTGGCGATGATCACTCGCATTTTACTGCTGCTTTCACTGAGCTGGATGATGCGTCTGACCGAACCGCTTTTTAGCCTCTGGCAGTGGGATTTCTCGGGACGGGATCTGATATTAATCTTTGGCGGCCTCTTTTTACTGGGGAAAAGTACCCACGAAATTCACGCCAGTCTTGAGGGCAGTGAAGAATCACATCAGCAATCTACGGTCAGCGCCAGCTTTATGAGTATTCTGATCCAAATCGCAATTATCGATATCGTTTTCTCTCTCGACTCGGTGATTACCGCCGTGGGCCTTGCGGATCACATTAGTGTGATGGTGATTGCGATTTTAATCTCGGTGGGCATTATGATGATTGCCGCCAAACCCATTGGTGACTTTGTGGATCGCCACCCCACCATTAAAATTTTGGCTTTAAGCTTTTTGATTTTGGTCGGCATGACCTTGATGGGTGAAGGTTTTGGCCTGCATATTCCAAAGGGATATGTGTACTTTGCCATGGCATTTTCTTTGGCTGTGGAGTTTGTCAATTTGCGTATTCGCAGCAAGCGCCTATCGAAGAAACAAGCCCAGGAGCAAACCATTTTGCTGCATAAAAAACTGCCTTAG
- the mutH gene encoding DNA mismatch repair endonuclease MutH, translated as MNPHPSPPQSEDQLLARAADLCGQNFAQLAHIAGISVPADLRRDKGWVGQLLEWHLGASAGSRPEPDFPHLGIELKTLPMGYQGQPLETTFVCVAPLTGITNVTWQQCHLRHKLARVLWLPIEGERDIPLAQRRVGPAILWSPNAQEEAQLKADWEELMESIALGESQHISASRGEVLQLRPKAAHGQVKTRAFDSEGNAIQAQPKGFYLKKSFTGAIIARHFSVDQSN; from the coding sequence ATGAATCCACACCCTTCGCCACCTCAAAGTGAAGATCAACTGCTTGCTCGTGCAGCGGATCTCTGCGGCCAAAATTTCGCACAATTGGCGCACATTGCCGGTATTTCTGTGCCCGCAGATCTTCGCCGAGACAAAGGCTGGGTGGGTCAATTACTCGAATGGCATTTAGGTGCCAGTGCCGGAAGCCGCCCAGAGCCTGACTTTCCGCATTTAGGGATTGAGCTAAAAACCCTACCTATGGGTTACCAAGGGCAACCACTGGAAACCACCTTTGTCTGTGTCGCGCCACTCACAGGGATCACCAACGTCACCTGGCAGCAATGCCATTTACGCCATAAATTAGCGCGCGTTTTGTGGCTTCCCATTGAAGGCGAGCGAGACATTCCGCTGGCCCAGCGCCGCGTTGGCCCTGCGATTTTATGGTCTCCGAACGCGCAAGAAGAAGCGCAGCTCAAAGCCGATTGGGAAGAGCTCATGGAGTCCATCGCTCTGGGTGAAAGTCAGCACATTAGTGCCAGCCGCGGTGAAGTGCTCCAGCTTCGCCCCAAAGCCGCCCATGGCCAAGTCAAAACCCGAGCCTTTGATAGCGAAGGCAATGCCATTCAAGCTCAGCCCAAGGGCTTCTATCTCAAAAAATCCTTTACTGGTGCGATCATTGCGCGCCATTTCTCAGTTGATCAATCTAACTAG
- the rppH gene encoding RNA pyrophosphohydrolase, with translation MIDGDGYRPNVGIVICNDRGQVFWARRYGQHSWQFPQGGIDEGETAEQAMYRELYEEVGLTKKDVTLLATSRHWLRYKLPKRLVRWDSKPVCIGQKQKWFLLRLECDESKVNMQRSRTPEFDGWRWVSYWYPVRQVVSFKRDVYRRAMKEFAAVAMPFREKQPRRKGRRSAK, from the coding sequence GTGATTGATGGCGATGGTTACCGTCCCAATGTCGGGATAGTGATCTGCAATGATCGCGGTCAGGTATTCTGGGCAAGACGATATGGTCAGCACTCTTGGCAATTTCCACAAGGTGGGATTGATGAGGGCGAAACTGCTGAACAGGCGATGTATCGCGAATTGTATGAAGAGGTTGGGTTAACCAAAAAAGATGTAACGTTATTGGCGACTAGTCGCCATTGGTTGCGTTACAAATTACCTAAGCGTCTGGTTCGTTGGGATTCAAAGCCGGTCTGTATCGGGCAAAAACAGAAGTGGTTTTTGCTACGCTTGGAATGCGATGAAAGCAAGGTCAATATGCAGCGCAGTCGAACACCTGAGTTCGATGGATGGCGATGGGTCAGTTATTGGTACCCAGTTCGCCAAGTGGTGTCTTTTAAGCGCGATGTTTATCGCCGAGCGATGAAGGAATTTGCCGCTGTGGCAATGCCCTTTCGTGAAAAACAGCCAAGGCGCAAGGGGCGCCGGAGTGCAAAATAG